A stretch of DNA from Planctomycetaceae bacterium:
TTTTGCCACGGGCGTCCACTGCGAATACCCGCCCACGACCAGGTCGAGTTGTCCGTCACCGTTATAGTCGACGACATCAACGTACAGGCCGCTGTCCGGGCGAGTCGGCGTCTCCGTACCCCTGGGGCTGGGCGGAATCAGCGTGACCGGCTTTGCAAACTGAGGATCGCCGGCGTGGCCGATGTTGCGATACCAGAAGATTCCGCCGCCTGGGCCGTCACCGTAGGAGTCGCCAAAGTTGCCGCAGACGAGATCCATCAGGCCGTCGGCATCCCAGTCAACCAGGTAGGGCGCTGTCATGCCGCCGTTCAATTCAAACGGCTTGGAATCGCTCAGCACCGGAATGTTTCTGCCGGTAAACTTCGGTTCGGCGCTGCTGCCTTCGTTCATCTGCCGGAACAGCCGGCCGCGATTCTTGTCGCCCAGCAACAGGTCGAAGTCGCCGTCGTTGTCCCAGTCAAAGGCGACAGACGACACGCAGTGCAGTTGACCGTCGGTGTTGTCGCTGATCGTTCGACCGGTGTCGTCCCATTTCGTGGTGTCGTAATTCCAGAATTGAGTCAGCAGCACGCGTTCGCCGTTTGCGTCCAGAATCCGCTGCGGGCGGTCGAAGCCGTCTTTGCTGCCGTAGGCCACGTGAGGTGAGCCGTCGAACGTGGCGGTGAAAATGTCAACATGACCGTCGGCGTTGAAGTCCACAAACTGTGGAGCCATCCCGATACATCACCAGTTGTCGAATTTGATCGGCTGCCCGTCGGCGGTCGTCAGCGGTTCCAGTTGGCTCCAGGCGGTGGAATTTTCGTCTCCGGAGCGTTTTGCGAACAGCAGCCGTCCGGTCAGATCTCCGATCAGCATTTCCGCGACGCCGTCGCCGTCGAGATCCTGAAGTTTCGGGGACGGGTAGTAAATCCCGTTGCCCATCGGCTCATTTGCGGCCGTCAATTGCACCGGCTTTTGAAACAACGATTTTGCATCCTCCGCTGACGCTCGCGGCAGCCAGGCCGAACAAAGCAGCAGCAAAGAGCAAACGGAAATCGTGACTCGCATGGATTCTGTTCTCCTTGTCGGAAGGATCTGAAAACTCAGTCGCAAACTCTGGTCCGGGCACGAAACAGTGGTGACGCCTGCCGGACCGAATCCGGGGAGCGTTTTATCGGGAATTCAGACGGCGAGCCGCCAGGGGACCGCCGTTGGCCGGGCGTGCAACAGGTTTCAGTGTTGCGACGTCGGCGTTTGCGAACAAGTGGGTCGGTTGTCACGCGTCGGTACCGCTGACTCGTCGGACAAGTCTTCGAAACGCAGGCCGGACCGATTTGTGGAGCAGCCGCGAGAATGATCCGTCGAGCTGTCGGACGGCGATCAGTTCCACAACGTCGGCGAAATCCCTGTGCAGGCGCCGCATGTTCGCCATGCCGCAGGCAAGTTTCATTTCGATGATCCGCGACAATCGCAGTACCGTCAGTCCGTCGATGGTCTCAACATTGTCGCCCCCGGCAGGCTCGGGAATTCGGACTTCACCGCCGCCCGCATCATCTCCGGACAACAGAAACTGCACGGGAACTCCGGAATCCGTTCGAAATTCCTTTGCGCCGGCATCCCACACAAGCCCCGCTTTGGTGAGCAGATTGTGCACTCGGTCAGCATCCGCGGGGTGTACGATCAAATCCAGATCAACCGTGTTCCGTTGGTAACCGTGCAGACATACGGCGACTCCGCCGCACACTGAATACGCAATGTCGGCATCCGAAAGGACCTGGCCACAGCGCACTGCGGCGTCCCACAGGCTTTCGTTTTCAAGCATGGCATAAATTCTTCGTGCGGCTGTCATGGCGGCTTTAGATGAATGGACTCCTGCGGAAATTCCCGGTGATTTGACACCTGAAATCCCGCACGGCGGCCGGTGCTCAGCGTTCTCAGGCCGGACGGGGAATCGGAAAACGAAAGTACACTTACCGCAACACTGCAAGATTCACGTATTGCCTTTCAGAAGGAACGGCGGTGACGCCAGCGGAGAGATGAAGTATAACTGCCGTGGTTTCTCGTTCACAGATGTCGTATCCGCGGGTTTCGCAGTGGAGCATGCGGAGCGGGCTCATGATTCCCAATCGAAGACCGACAACGTTGCTGCTGGCCGCCGCACTGACGCTGGCGACCTGCGTCCGCCCGGGCGTCGTATTCGCGCAGGTCGGGAAAGCTCCCGTGAAGGTGACCGCGGCGCTGCAAAGTCAGCAGCCCGTTGCACCCGGCGCCGAAGCGATTGTTGAAGTAGTCGCCGAGATCACCAGCGATCTTGATTCGAAGGGAAAGCACTGGCACATCTATCCTCGCCGCGAGCAGCACCAGGGAATCGAGATTCCGACCAGCATCACGGTGGAGTCCGAAGCCCCGGCGATCACGATCGGTGAAACTGTCTGGCCCGCACCGGGATTCATTCAGAACGCGTTCAACGAACTGCAGCCGGCCTACGAAGGCCGCGTCGTGTTTTCCATTCCGGTGACCGTTGCCGCCGACGCTGCGCCGGGAAAGTACGCTCTGAACATCGCGTTTCGATATCAGACGTGTGCCAGCCTGTGTCTGCCGCCGACGACAGAGAAGCTGACCGTCGCGCTGACGGTGGCCGGCGATTCTCCGGGCGCGCCGCCTGAGTCTCCGCCCGTCGGAAACGCTGCGGATTCGCCGGCAACTTCCGGCGACGATTCACTGGGCACGGATACTGCGCCTGCGCCGTCGGCACCTGGGGAACCAACGTCCGATGACTCCGGCCATGCCGCTGCCGGTTCGACAGCCAATGGCACGGAAAGCGCTGCCGGCGACTTTCAGACAAACGTGTTCGGCACGAACTTCGGATTTTCGGCGAACAGCGCCTTCGCGATTCCGCTGTTGCTGCTGTTTGCGTTTGTCGGAGGATTTCTGCTGAACCTCACTCCCTGCGTGCTGCCCATCATTCCCATCAAGATCATGGGACTGACGCAATCGGCGGCCGGGGACGCTCGCCGGTCCAGAGTTCTGGGAGTGTCGATGGGGCTGGGGATTCTGGCGTTCTGGCTGGCGATCGGCGCAGCGATTTCGTTCGTCAGCGGATTCGACAGCATCAGTTCGCTGTTTCAGCGACCGGTGTTTGGAATCAGCGTCGGCCTGTTCATCGCGTTCATGGGGATCGGAATGCTGGTCGACATGACCATCCAGCTTCCTCAGGCCGTGCATCGCATCAACCCCAAACACGACACGCTGCACGGCGCGTTTCTGTTCGGAGTCATGACAGCGGTGCTGTCGACTCCGTGTACCGCTCCGTTCATGGGCAGTGCCGCGGCCTGGGCGACGAAGGCCAATAGCCCCGGTCTGGTGCTGGCGGTGTTCGCGTCGATCGCCATCGGCATGGGCTGGCCGTATGTCCTGCTGTCGTGGTATCCGAAACTGGTCAGCAAAGTTCCTCGAACCGGTCCGGCCAGCGTGCTGGTCAAGCAGGTGATGGGTCTGCTGATGCTGGCCGTGGCGGCTTTCTTTGGAGGCACCGGAGTACTCGGCCTGGTCAAACAGCATCCACACCTTGGACCGGTGCTGCACTGGTGGATCGCCACCGGGTTCGTCGCGGTGATGTCGGTATGGCTGACACTGCAGACGTTTCGCATCACGAAGTCGACGGTCAAGCGAATCGGGTATTCGCTGCTTTCGCTGGCCTTGTTCGCCGGCATGGCGATCTGGTCGAACGGGGAAACCGCCGATTCGTGGGAAGCCATGGTTCGCCATGATACCGAAACCGAACAAATGAAGGCCTATGTGACTCAACTGGAGGAAGCGGTACGCAACGGCGCCGGCCGTCACGTGCTGCAGCTTCGTCCTCCGCCGTGGCAGGACTACGACCCGCAGCGATACGCTTCCGCCAGAGCCAGTGGTCAGGTCGCGATCGTCCACTTCACCGCCGACTGGTGACTGAACTGCAAGGCTCTCTGGAAGACCGTGTTGTCTTCCAATCGCATCCGGCAGCTTGTGGAATCCGATGAATCCCTGGTGACATTCAAGGCTGATACCACGGTCAACACCAGCGTGGCGGCGCAGTACCTGACGGAACTGGGAGCAAAGGGCATACCTTTGATCGTGGTCGATGGCCCGGGAGTCGACAAACCTCAGCTTGCTGACTTCTACACCACCGAAAGCCTGATCGAACTGATCGATCGAGCGCGCGGCGTCGCAGGTTCTGCGCAACGTGACGAACGTCGTCACCTGCACTTACCGGATGCGACCTCGGTCGCGACTTTTTTGAATGGACGATCGGATGGACGACAATCCCTACGCCGCGCCGCAGAGTAGCGATTCCGCCGTGGGAGTACTCAGTGGTTCCCGGGAAGACCTGCGAGCCGTCGCTCGCTACCAGAAGGTGATCCTGATCTGTATTGCGATCTACCTGCTGGCTGTGGTATCGCAATTTCTCCTGCCGGAAACACTGCGGCTTTTTCTGGGACTCGGAATGCTGGCCGTCGGACTCACGGGAGCCGTCTTTACGTTCATGTTGGCGATCAAGGTCTACGGAACGGGAATCGGAATCCTGCTGGGGCTTTTGACACTGATTCCCTGCATTGGTCTGATCGCACTGCTGGCCGTCAACGCCAAGGCAACGAACGTGCTGAAGCAGAACGGAATAC
This window harbors:
- a CDS encoding FG-GAP-like repeat-containing protein: MAPQFVDFNADGHVDIFTATFDGSPHVAYGSKDGFDRPQRILDANGERVLLTQFWNYDTTKWDDTGRTISDNTDGQLHCVSSVAFDWDNDGDFDLLLGDKNRGRLFRQMNEGSSAEPKFTGRNIPVLSDSKPFELNGGMTAPYLVDWDADGLMDLVCGNFGDSYGDGPGGGIFWYRNIGHAGDPQFAKPVTLIPPSPRGTETPTRPDSGLYVDVVDYNGDGQLDLVVGGYSQWTPVAKDSSEEQETRAAELQKQQGELINQLTSLQSKLLKESEDLTPDEANKKRQELLTSDEYRNLVQKYSDIHRELSELKPGPKREAFVWLYLRADANKVVGN
- a CDS encoding cytochrome c biogenesis protein CcdA, with translation MIPNRRPTTLLLAAALTLATCVRPGVVFAQVGKAPVKVTAALQSQQPVAPGAEAIVEVVAEITSDLDSKGKHWHIYPRREQHQGIEIPTSITVESEAPAITIGETVWPAPGFIQNAFNELQPAYEGRVVFSIPVTVAADAAPGKYALNIAFRYQTCASLCLPPTTEKLTVALTVAGDSPGAPPESPPVGNAADSPATSGDDSLGTDTAPAPSAPGEPTSDDSGHAAAGSTANGTESAAGDFQTNVFGTNFGFSANSAFAIPLLLLFAFVGGFLLNLTPCVLPIIPIKIMGLTQSAAGDARRSRVLGVSMGLGILAFWLAIGAAISFVSGFDSISSLFQRPVFGISVGLFIAFMGIGMLVDMTIQLPQAVHRINPKHDTLHGAFLFGVMTAVLSTPCTAPFMGSAAAWATKANSPGLVLAVFASIAIGMGWPYVLLSWYPKLVSKVPRTGPASVLVKQVMGLLMLAVAAFFGGTGVLGLVKQHPHLGPVLHWWIATGFVAVMSVWLTLQTFRITKSTVKRIGYSLLSLALFAGMAIWSNGETADSWEAMVRHDTETEQMKAYVTQLEEAVRNGAGRHVLQLRPPPWQDYDPQRYASARASGQVAIVHFTADW